In Anaerolineae bacterium, the following are encoded in one genomic region:
- the acpS gene encoding holo-ACP synthase: protein MKAIGVDIIETERVAQSMARFGDRFLKRVYTEQELAYCRGQAGSLAARWAAKEAVAKALGTGIGDVTWQEIEVVCEGNGRPTLQLHGAAADLAARLGLAEFAISLSHSRDYAVAFVMGE from the coding sequence ATGAAAGCAATTGGCGTGGACATTATTGAAACCGAGCGCGTGGCCCAAAGTATGGCCCGCTTTGGCGACCGTTTTTTGAAACGGGTTTACACCGAGCAAGAACTGGCCTATTGCCGGGGCCAGGCCGGTTCGCTGGCGGCGCGGTGGGCGGCCAAAGAAGCCGTGGCCAAAGCCCTGGGCACAGGCATTGGCGACGTTACCTGGCAGGAAATTGAGGTGGTGTGTGAAGGTAATGGCCGGCCTACTTTACAACTGCACGGCGCAGCCGCTGACCTGGCCGCCCGGCTAGGCCTGGCGGAGTTTGCTATCAGTCTTTCCCACAGCCGGGATTATGCCGTGGCTTTTGTGATGGGCGAATGA